In the Mytilus trossulus isolate FHL-02 chromosome 1, PNRI_Mtr1.1.1.hap1, whole genome shotgun sequence genome, one interval contains:
- the LOC134726741 gene encoding uncharacterized protein LOC134726741: METNHHRLLRANHQLLINSIELSNSDVLDILQEDEIISSGECEEILSNKTKREQNAKLLYILKRRSFKDGDPYPSLLRALSNDYGFICEVLKKEDESIQKRCVVQDVSVSFTCFHCKLVKNLRAKDITHQLFEDEVLSDDDLDLINSDTTCREQGVKKLFEALGKSRIPQSQVVTCLVSSLRNKYNHIVRQHTINEHTLYFCHCEHYIKPSLESSCTGCCANQISKLKYHTQNDISANTGLTDKQKIFELDDDDSHSREIRVRLSTAKHLKAKPISSNEIQSLALLKSVSKSLPNNKKIMRLCSKLWDQLFTLREKGDWDLFHSVTKAARQKYIENTDIQVLLYRSDMCISTFYNDNRRDAVESFDQATHLISSTSMPDWHLARLLPLKVELFTRSKQFDEASSLLKEAHQAMSTLGNCLSTGAVYFFEANYLGAILRCTQNGTRSFSIRERAKTCFLTAIKHYEQEKVFKIKSFLNQVYLFLALFVLGVDVKQIEYMYVNNVSSEDISLAEFYLNLFENSCWDESTNWSRMLFYIARSEQHKQRQNLQRSLDYLHDALKCAVKGDYIKQKEFIQCNITLAEKSILEKQRLRAITQREQTVNEILANLEESSSDSC, translated from the coding sequence ATGGAAACAAATCACCATCGATTATTACGAGCTAACCATCAATTACTTATCAACAGTATAGAATTATCAAACTCCGATGTATTAGACATCCTCCAGGAAGACGAAATCATAAGCTCTGGGGAATGCGAAGAAATCCTATCTAATAAAACTAAACGAGAACAAAACGCAAAGCTactctatattttaaaaaggaggAGTTTCAAAGACGGAGACCCTTATCCATCACTTTTGAGAGCACTTTCGAATGATTATGGTTTCATTTGTGAGgtgttaaaaaaagaagacgAATCAATACAGAAACGCTGTGTGGTGCAAGACGTTAGTGTTAGTTTTACCTGCTTTCACTGTAAATTAGTAAAGAATCTAAGAGCTAAGGATATAACACATCAGTTGTTTGAAGATGAAGTTTTATCCGACGACGATTTGGATTTAATAAATTCAGACACAACGTGTCGCGAGCAAGGGGTGAAAAAACTTTTTGAAGCTCTAGGAAAATCAAGAATACCCCAAAGTCAAGTTGTAACCTGTTTAGTGTCAAGTTTGAGAAACAAATATAATCACATTGTCAGACAACATACGATTAATGAAcatactttatacttttgtCATTGCGAACATTACATTAAACCTTCGTTGGAATCGTCTTGCACTGGTTGTTGTGCGAATCAAATTAGCAAATTGAAATATCACACACAAAATGACATTTCTGCAAATACAGGATTGACtgacaaacagaaaatatttgaattggACGATGATGATAGTCATAGCAGAGAAATACGTGTACGCTTATCTACAGCAAAGCATCTTAAAGCAAAACCAATTTCTTCAAACGAAATACAAAGCTTGGCCCTTTTGAAAAGTGTTTCGAAATCCCTTCCAAATAACAAGAAGATAATGCGTCTTTGCTCAAAGCTCTGGGATCAGTTATTCACTTTACGCGAAAAAGGAGACTGGGATCTATTTCACAGCGTAACAAAAGCAGCCAGACAAAAGTACATCGAAAATACCGACATTCAAGTTCTTTTGTATCGAAGTGATATGTGCATATCCACCTTTTACAATGACAATCGCAGAGATGCTGTGGAAAGTTTTGATCAAGCTACCCATCTGATTTCTTCCACATCGATGCCAGATTGGCACCTAGCTAGGCTTTTACCACTCAAAGTTGAACTGTTCACACGCTCAAAGCAATTTGATGAGGCATCTTCACTATTAAAAGAAGCCCATCAAGCGATGAGTACCTTGGGCAATTGTCTTTCTACCGGTGCCGTGTATTTCTTTGAGGCTAATTATCTTGGAGCAATTCTTCGTTGTACGCAAAATGGAACAAGATCGTTTTCTATCAGAGAAAGAGCAAAAACCTGCTTTTTGACAGCAATAAAACATTACGAGCAAGAGAAAGTCTTCAAGATAAAATCGTTCTTAAATCAAGTTTATCTTTTCCTTGCGTTATTTGTTCTCGGTGTTGATGTTAAACAAATcgaatacatgtatgtgaacaATGTTTCAAGTGAAGACATCAGTTTGGCAGAGTTTTATTTAAACTTGTTTGAAAACAGTTGTTGGGATGAATCTACTAACTGGTCAAGGATGTTGTTTTACATTGCTCGGTCAGAACAGcataaacaaagacaaaatcTACAGCGATCATTAGATTATCTCCATGATGCTCTAAAGTGCGCAGTCAAAGGAGACTATATAAAACAGAAAGAGTTCATACAATGTAATATCACTCTTGCTGAAAAGAGCATACTTGAGAAACAAAGACTTCGTGCAATTACACAACGTGAACAAACGGTAAATGAAATTTTAGCTAATCTAGAGGAAAGTTCAAGCGATTCTTgttag